One stretch of Bacteroidales bacterium DNA includes these proteins:
- a CDS encoding gliding motility-associated C-terminal domain-containing protein produces VEKENLSSILEWNEMGHFSNIRYEISRRIGEQPFRFHQTTYQSPYTDDNPEEFKGQDTSSRFCYQIKAEIQHAQGLVSTITSNSKCIYIKPQIFIPNAIIPNYSGPSNNEFDNREFKPVFTFEPEHYLLIIYDRNGAKVFETKNIDNPWIGKIRGGQKAPGGTYIYYLEVKNPGQPMIRKRGEVNVVYQK; encoded by the coding sequence CGTGGAAAAGGAAAACCTGAGCAGCATATTGGAGTGGAACGAGATGGGCCATTTTTCGAACATCCGCTATGAAATTTCCAGACGTATCGGAGAACAGCCTTTTCGTTTTCATCAAACAACTTATCAGTCACCCTATACCGATGACAATCCCGAAGAATTCAAGGGTCAGGATACGAGCTCCAGATTTTGTTACCAAATAAAAGCTGAAATACAACACGCGCAGGGTCTGGTATCGACCATTACTTCCAATTCAAAATGTATTTACATCAAACCCCAAATTTTTATTCCCAACGCCATTATCCCCAATTATTCAGGCCCTAGCAACAATGAATTTGATAATAGAGAATTCAAACCTGTTTTTACATTTGAACCGGAACATTATTTACTTATCATCTATGACCGAAACGGAGCCAAAGTATTCGAAACCAAGAACATTGATAACCCCTGGATAGGTAAAATCAGGGGTGGACAAAAAGCGCCTGGTGGTACTTATATCTATTATCTGGAAGTAAAAAACCCGGGCCAGCCAATGATCAGGAAAAGAGGCGAAGTAAACGTGGTGTATCAAAAATAA